One Cellulomonas taurus genomic region harbors:
- a CDS encoding metallophosphoesterase gives MTSRLLRGLGAAALAGAGAVAWGTVEARWYTLREFTVPVLPPGADPLTVLHLSDLHLTPGQHRKIDWVRDLASIQPDLVIDTGDNWAHLDAMPALLHALEPHLDTPGAFVWGSNDFFAPSPKNPARYLLPDARVQRDEPPTELPWRELGRRLTSAGWIDLDNRRDAVEVAGQRISLVGTNDAHLDLDRFPGPEGDIRPVAHRAGPADPARVTGDLPALHLGVTHAPYRRVLDAMHADGADLILAGHTHGGQLAVPGYGALVTNCDLDRGRAKGLHGWPGARPDAPHGADSTWLHVCGGLGTSPYAPVRFACRPEAAVLTLVAAS, from the coding sequence GTGACCTCGCGTCTGCTGCGCGGCCTGGGCGCCGCGGCGCTCGCCGGTGCCGGGGCCGTCGCCTGGGGGACGGTCGAGGCGCGCTGGTACACCCTGCGCGAGTTCACCGTCCCGGTGCTGCCGCCGGGTGCCGACCCGCTCACCGTGCTGCACCTGTCCGACCTGCACCTGACCCCCGGCCAGCATCGCAAGATCGACTGGGTGCGGGACCTCGCGTCCATCCAGCCCGACCTGGTGATCGACACCGGGGACAACTGGGCGCACCTGGACGCGATGCCCGCGCTCCTGCACGCGCTCGAACCGCACCTGGACACCCCGGGGGCCTTCGTGTGGGGCTCCAACGACTTCTTCGCCCCTTCCCCGAAGAACCCGGCGCGCTACCTGCTGCCGGACGCCCGGGTGCAGCGCGACGAGCCGCCCACCGAGCTGCCCTGGCGTGAGCTCGGTCGCCGCCTCACCTCCGCCGGGTGGATCGACCTGGACAACCGCCGCGACGCCGTCGAGGTCGCCGGACAGCGGATCAGCCTGGTCGGCACGAACGACGCGCACCTCGACCTGGACCGGTTCCCCGGACCCGAGGGCGACATCCGCCCGGTCGCGCACCGCGCGGGTCCGGCCGACCCGGCCCGGGTCACCGGTGACCTGCCCGCCCTGCACCTCGGGGTCACGCACGCTCCCTACCGGAGGGTCCTGGACGCCATGCACGCCGACGGTGCCGACCTGATCCTGGCCGGGCACACCCACGGCGGACAGCTCGCCGTCCCTGGTTATGGCGCCTTGGTCACCAACTGCGACCTGGACCGTGGCCGCGCGAAGGGGCTGCACGGCTGGCCCGGTGCCCGGCCCGATGCGCCGCACGGCGCGGACTCCACCTGGCTGCACGTCTGCGGCGGCCTGGGCACCTCCCCCTACGCGCCGGTGCGTTTCGCCTGCCGGCCCGAGGCGGCGGTGCTCACGCTGGTCGCGGCGAGCTGA